From a single Fulvivirga ulvae genomic region:
- the smc gene encoding chromosome segregation protein SMC has translation MQLSKLEIKGFKSFGDKVTINFDEGITGIVGPNGCGKSNIVDSIRWVLGEQSSRTLRSEKMENVIFNGTKKRKPTQLAEVSLTFNNTKNLLPTEYSQVTITRRYYRSGESEYLLNGVTCRLKDITNLFLDTGIASNSYAIIELKMVDDILNDKDNSRRGLFEEAAGISKFKKRKKETLKKLQDTDADLERVEDLLYEIEKNMKSLERQAKQTEKYYKLKEEYKRSSILLAKLTISKHTESYQQLRKQIESENDKKISLNKQVSEKEASLEKSKADLINKEKTLASRQKTLNEHVNKIRQYESEKKIKNERLRFLNDKSESLRDQIEQDRKSNERAKFSVESLTHERSSAQKILNEIEQKVAFLKEDYEIQKRKTSQLQEETDTLRKIQKNKQEEVYQLKKSVEIKELQLSSLKQELEKTATDTSQQSASLIEFDKKVNALSEQLAVKNKEQQKLQASEEDIQNRMESTTKTIEVIREELTQTNRKLDARQNEYNLTKSLVENLEGFPEAIKFLKKKTGWKKNAPLLSDILTCDDEYRVTIENYLEPYLNYYVVDQEAEAYEAINILSDAAKGKANFFILDSFEKFTPSDTRLYDNAFPATEIMEYDSKYRKLMGHILDRVYILEGDYKNIPQDDDNIFITKSGKVTRRRFSISGGSVGLFEGKKIGRAKNLEKLDKEIKQLSKKLSEVQQSLSEKQKELEKLKGSTRKNEIEELREEIKLINEEYISIKTKQEQFSQMLSDADMRKEDIIAKIEELTEAIAEDKPNAEKEEKEQQEKEIRLSHLISDLNEQSELLAEKSSAFNEQNIFYHQQENRVKSVEQEIEYKQDAFESSKARIEKNQEELKQNETEIKQLVEKAETSDDELIGMYDEKESIEQAVNEAEKEYYAARGDIDEIDKSAREIQRNREGIDTLLMELQNKLNETKLELSSVKERLSVEFNIKLDELMEEEQAEVTTEETPDEYTLQEDVAKIKDKLEKMGPINPMAMEAYQEIKERNDFITSQREDLFKAKESLLTTIDEIDTVAKTTFIEAYEKIKENFMKVFRSLFTEEDDCDLRLSDPENPLESSIEIIAKPKGKRPLTINQLSGGEKTLTATSLLFAIYLLKPAPFCIFDEVDAPLDDANIDKFNQIIKKFSKESQFIIVTHNKRTMSSTDVIYGITMIEQGVSRVVPVDLRELADQ, from the coding sequence ATGCAACTTTCCAAGCTAGAGATCAAGGGTTTTAAGAGTTTTGGTGATAAGGTAACGATAAACTTTGATGAAGGTATTACCGGGATCGTTGGACCAAACGGGTGTGGAAAATCAAACATTGTTGATTCTATCCGCTGGGTGCTGGGAGAACAGAGCAGCAGAACATTGCGCTCTGAAAAGATGGAAAATGTAATTTTTAACGGCACTAAAAAACGTAAGCCTACGCAGCTTGCTGAAGTTTCACTCACCTTTAATAATACTAAAAACTTACTACCTACAGAATACTCCCAGGTAACGATCACCAGACGTTACTACAGATCCGGTGAAAGCGAATATCTGCTGAATGGTGTTACCTGCAGGTTAAAAGATATTACCAACCTTTTTCTTGATACAGGTATTGCTTCCAACAGTTACGCTATCATAGAACTAAAAATGGTGGATGACATCCTTAATGACAAGGATAATTCCAGAAGAGGGTTATTTGAAGAGGCTGCAGGAATATCGAAATTCAAAAAAAGGAAAAAAGAAACCCTCAAAAAGCTACAGGATACTGATGCTGACCTTGAGCGTGTAGAGGATCTCTTGTATGAAATAGAAAAAAATATGAAGTCTCTTGAGCGGCAAGCCAAGCAGACTGAAAAATATTATAAACTAAAAGAAGAGTATAAAAGGTCAAGTATCCTCCTGGCAAAGCTTACCATAAGCAAACACACGGAGAGCTATCAACAGCTTAGAAAACAGATTGAGTCAGAAAATGACAAAAAGATAAGCCTCAACAAACAGGTCAGTGAAAAAGAGGCTAGCCTGGAAAAGTCGAAGGCAGATCTTATTAATAAGGAGAAAACTCTGGCATCCAGACAAAAGACGCTCAACGAGCATGTAAACAAGATCAGGCAATACGAGAGCGAAAAAAAGATTAAAAATGAACGTCTGAGGTTTTTAAATGACAAATCCGAAAGCCTGAGAGACCAGATTGAGCAAGACCGGAAAAGTAATGAAAGGGCCAAATTCAGTGTTGAAAGTCTTACGCATGAAAGAAGCTCTGCCCAGAAAATACTGAATGAAATTGAGCAAAAGGTTGCCTTTCTAAAGGAGGATTACGAAATCCAGAAAAGGAAAACCTCTCAACTACAGGAGGAAACAGATACCCTGCGAAAAATTCAGAAGAATAAGCAGGAAGAGGTTTACCAATTAAAAAAATCTGTTGAAATCAAAGAGCTACAGCTTTCCAGCTTAAAACAGGAGCTTGAAAAAACAGCCACGGATACCAGCCAGCAGAGTGCCAGCTTAATAGAATTCGATAAGAAGGTTAATGCCTTGTCTGAGCAACTGGCTGTAAAAAACAAAGAGCAACAGAAACTGCAGGCTTCGGAGGAAGACATTCAAAACAGGATGGAGTCAACCACTAAAACCATCGAGGTAATCCGGGAAGAGCTTACCCAAACTAACAGGAAGCTTGATGCCAGACAAAATGAGTATAATCTAACCAAATCTCTGGTCGAGAATCTCGAAGGCTTTCCCGAGGCCATCAAATTCTTAAAGAAAAAAACAGGATGGAAAAAGAATGCTCCCCTCCTATCTGATATACTCACCTGTGATGATGAATACAGGGTGACTATAGAGAATTACCTGGAACCATACCTTAATTATTATGTAGTTGATCAGGAAGCAGAGGCTTATGAAGCGATCAATATTTTAAGTGATGCAGCCAAGGGCAAAGCCAATTTCTTCATTCTGGATTCCTTTGAGAAGTTTACCCCATCCGATACCAGACTGTACGACAACGCCTTCCCTGCCACTGAAATCATGGAATATGACAGTAAGTACAGGAAATTAATGGGGCACATTCTGGACAGGGTTTATATCCTGGAAGGTGACTATAAAAATATACCTCAGGATGATGACAATATTTTCATCACCAAAAGTGGTAAGGTTACGCGACGAAGGTTCAGCATTTCCGGGGGGTCGGTAGGTCTTTTTGAAGGAAAGAAGATAGGACGTGCAAAAAACCTGGAGAAGCTAGACAAGGAAATAAAGCAGCTCTCTAAAAAACTAAGTGAAGTACAGCAAAGCCTCAGCGAAAAGCAAAAAGAGCTGGAAAAGCTAAAGGGTAGTACTAGAAAAAATGAAATTGAAGAGCTGAGGGAAGAGATCAAGCTGATCAATGAAGAGTACATTTCCATTAAAACCAAGCAAGAACAGTTCAGCCAGATGCTTTCTGATGCTGATATGCGCAAGGAAGATATTATCGCCAAGATAGAAGAGCTTACAGAGGCTATTGCCGAAGATAAACCCAACGCCGAAAAAGAAGAAAAGGAGCAACAGGAAAAAGAGATCAGGCTCAGCCATTTGATCTCAGACCTGAACGAACAAAGTGAGCTGCTGGCAGAAAAATCATCGGCATTTAATGAACAGAATATCTTTTATCATCAGCAGGAAAACAGGGTAAAGAGTGTTGAACAGGAAATAGAATATAAGCAGGATGCTTTTGAAAGCAGCAAAGCAAGGATAGAGAAAAATCAGGAAGAGCTGAAGCAAAATGAAACTGAGATCAAGCAACTCGTAGAAAAGGCGGAAACCAGCGACGATGAGCTGATCGGTATGTACGATGAAAAAGAAAGTATCGAGCAGGCAGTAAATGAAGCTGAAAAAGAGTACTATGCAGCCCGGGGGGATATCGACGAGATTGATAAGTCTGCCAGAGAGATACAAAGGAACCGTGAGGGTATCGATACATTGCTCATGGAGCTTCAGAACAAACTCAATGAAACAAAACTTGAGCTAAGCTCCGTCAAGGAAAGACTATCAGTCGAGTTCAATATCAAACTGGATGAGCTGATGGAGGAAGAGCAAGCTGAGGTAACAACCGAAGAAACACCTGATGAATATACCTTGCAGGAGGATGTAGCTAAAATCAAGGACAAACTTGAGAAAATGGGGCCAATCAACCCTATGGCTATGGAGGCCTACCAGGAAATCAAAGAAAGAAACGACTTTATTACTTCCCAGCGAGAAGACCTTTTTAAAGCCAAGGAATCACTGCTTACCACCATTGATGAGATAGATACCGTAGCAAAAACGACCTTCATTGAAGCCTATGAAAAAATAAAGGAAAACTTCATGAAAGTTTTCAGAAGTCTTTTCACTGAAGAGGATGATTGTGACCTGAGGCTGAGTGATCCTGAAAATCCCCTTGAATCAAGCATTGAGATTATAGCTAAACCCAAAGGTAAACGCCCTCTGACCATTAACCAGCTTTCAGGAGGTGAGAAAACTTTAACAGCCACTTCCCTGCTTTTTGCGATCTACCTGTTAAAACCGGCACCCTTCTGTATCTTTGATGAGGTGGATGCTCCTTTGGATGATGCCAACATTGATAAATTCAACCAAATCATAAAGAAATTCTCAAAAGAATCGCAGTTCATCATTGTAACGCACAATAAGCGTACTATGTCCAGCACCGACGTAATCTACGGTATCACTATGATAGAACAAGGTGTATCAAGAGTGGTGCCTGTTGACCTGCGGGAGCTGGCAGATCAGTAG
- a CDS encoding RNA methyltransferase: MVSKSNAKFIKSLQLKKYRKQEQCFLVEGAKSVLEVLNSGYEIKQLIATEEFINSIAVLDRNDFEIIATSAKQLGALGTLKTNDAAIAVVRIKARKEIELYSNTWILALDDINDPGNLGTILRIADWYGIKEVVASVQTADFYNPKVIASSKGSFCRVDMFYEDLPEFLSKVELPIYGALMEGEDVHSTQFGQGGILVMGNEANGISGQVLSKVSRKITIPRYGKAESLNVAMATAIICDNIRRSHQAPPELVSHN, translated from the coding sequence ATGGTATCGAAAAGTAATGCGAAGTTCATCAAATCACTGCAATTAAAGAAATACAGGAAACAAGAACAATGCTTTTTGGTAGAGGGGGCAAAAAGTGTGCTTGAAGTATTAAATTCTGGTTATGAAATAAAGCAACTGATTGCTACGGAGGAGTTTATCAATAGTATTGCCGTGTTGGATCGCAATGATTTTGAAATTATTGCTACTTCAGCAAAACAACTAGGGGCCCTGGGAACATTAAAAACCAATGATGCAGCCATTGCAGTGGTTCGTATAAAGGCTCGGAAGGAAATAGAATTGTACTCAAATACCTGGATACTTGCTCTTGACGATATCAATGACCCGGGTAACCTGGGGACTATTTTGCGCATCGCTGACTGGTATGGGATCAAAGAGGTTGTGGCTTCAGTTCAGACCGCTGATTTTTATAATCCGAAGGTAATTGCTTCCTCAAAGGGATCATTCTGCAGAGTAGATATGTTTTATGAAGATCTGCCTGAATTTTTAAGTAAAGTTGAGTTGCCAATATATGGTGCACTGATGGAAGGAGAGGACGTTCATAGTACTCAATTTGGGCAGGGAGGGATACTGGTGATGGGAAATGAAGCTAATGGTATTTCCGGACAGGTTTTAAGTAAGGTAAGCAGGAAAATAACAATACCCCGTTATGGTAAGGCAGAGTCTTTAAATGTGGCTATGGCTACAGCCATTATTTGTGATAATATCAGGAGAAGCCACCAGGCTCCTCCTGAATTAGTTAGCCACAACTAA
- a CDS encoding YfiR family protein: MKSIQTNISAYMTLVLFVVASLNANALTTKERNAKEDRIKGLVIFSMIKYIQWPEASEELVIGILSDNQEMINLFNEIASDRSSSNKKIVIKSFSTIGEATKHSDILFIPNESSAEFEAYSSNGQKVLIITEKEGLCKRGSAINLITIDGKLRFEINKKVVEKSALKISSKLTEMGIEV, from the coding sequence ATGAAATCTATCCAAACCAACATCTCTGCTTATATGACGCTAGTACTGTTCGTCGTAGCCAGTTTAAATGCAAACGCTCTTACCACAAAAGAAAGAAACGCAAAAGAAGATCGTATTAAAGGACTTGTAATCTTTTCGATGATCAAGTATATCCAATGGCCTGAAGCCAGCGAAGAGCTTGTTATCGGGATATTATCTGATAACCAGGAAATGATCAACCTGTTTAATGAAATAGCCTCTGACCGCTCCAGTTCAAATAAAAAGATCGTTATCAAATCATTTTCAACAATAGGAGAAGCCACAAAACACTCGGATATTCTCTTTATTCCCAATGAAAGCAGTGCCGAGTTTGAAGCTTATAGCAGCAATGGTCAAAAGGTATTAATCATTACGGAAAAAGAAGGGTTATGCAAACGTGGCAGCGCCATCAATCTCATCACAATTGACGGCAAACTAAGATTTGAGATCAACAAGAAAGTTGTTGAAAAATCAGCATTAAAAATATCTTCAAAACTCACGGAAATGGGTATTGAAGTTTAG